A window from Megasphaera vaginalis (ex Bordigoni et al. 2020) encodes these proteins:
- the mobT gene encoding MobT family relaxase — MNEQTLIQHLKEKRLAYGLSQNRLAIATGITRQYLSDIETGKVKPSDELQQSLWETLERFNPDAPLEMLFDYVRIRFPTMDVQHVVEEILQLKLSYFLHEDYGFYSYSEHYALGDIFVLCSHEIDKGVLVELKGRGCRQFESYLLAQQRSWYEFFMDALVAGGVMKRLDLAINDKTGILNIPTLTEKCLQEECISVFRSFKSYRSGELVRKDEKECMGNTLYIGSLQSEVYFCIYEKDYEQYKKNDIPIEDAEVKNRFEIRLKNERAYYAVRDLLVYDNPEHTAFKIINRYIRFVDKDDSKARSDWKLNEEWAWFIGNNRERLKLTTKPEPYSFQRTLNWLSHQVAPTLKVAITLDEINQTQVVKDILDHAKLTDRHKQILKQQSVKEQDVITTKK, encoded by the coding sequence CTGAATGAACAAACTTTGATACAGCATTTAAAGGAAAAACGGTTGGCTTATGGGCTATCTCAAAACCGACTGGCTATTGCTACAGGCATTACAAGGCAATATCTTAGCGACATTGAAACTGGCAAGGTTAAGCCATCAGACGAGTTGCAACAATCCCTTTGGGAAACTCTGGAACGCTTCAATCCCGATGCCCCACTTGAAATGCTCTTTGACTATGTAAGGATTCGCTTTCCCACAATGGACGTACAGCATGTGGTTGAAGAAATATTGCAATTGAAACTTTCCTATTTTCTTCATGAAGACTATGGCTTTTATTCTTATTCAGAACATTATGCCTTAGGCGATATATTCGTTCTCTGCTCTCATGAGATAGACAAAGGTGTTCTGGTGGAATTAAAAGGTCGTGGGTGCAGACAATTTGAAAGCTATCTTCTAGCACAACAAAGAAGCTGGTATGAGTTCTTTATGGACGCTTTGGTGGCTGGTGGCGTGATGAAACGCCTTGACCTTGCCATCAACGATAAAACAGGGATTTTGAATATTCCCACACTGACGGAAAAATGCCTACAGGAAGAGTGTATTTCGGTGTTCCGCAGTTTCAAGAGCTATCGCAGTGGCGAACTGGTACGCAAAGATGAAAAGGAATGTATGGGAAACACGCTTTATATCGGTTCATTACAAAGCGAAGTCTATTTCTGTATCTATGAAAAGGACTATGAGCAGTACAAGAAAAATGATATTCCCATTGAAGACGCAGAGGTTAAAAACCGTTTTGAAATCCGACTAAAAAATGAGCGTGCCTATTATGCAGTACGTGATTTACTTGTCTATGATAATCCAGAGCATACAGCTTTTAAGATTATCAATCGGTATATCCGCTTTGTGGATAAGGACGATTCAAAAGCACGTTCCGATTGGAAACTCAATGAAGAATGGGCATGGTTTATTGGAAACAATCGTGAACGATTAAAGCTAACCACAAAACCAGAGCCTTACTCTTTCCAAAGGACACTAAACTGGCTATCTCATCAAGTCGCCCCGACCTTAAAGGTTGCTATTACACTTGATGAAATTAACCAGACGCAGGTTGTGAAAGACATTCTCGACCATGCGAAACTGACAGACCGACACAAGCAGATTTTAAAGCAACAGTCGGTAAAAGAACAGGACGTGATAACGACAAAAAAATAA